The genomic stretch CACTACCATTCCAAGCTTTGTTTATAAAAGCACTAATAGTTCCATCAGAATTATAATTAATTGTAGTTTCAGAAGAGTCTTCATCAAAAACCCAAGCAGTTCCATTCCATTCATAACTTAGACCACCTGTAACTTTTCCGTTAGAATAGGTTAAATCAATTTTATAATCGTTAACCCAAGAATTGTTATCATATTCTTCATCTAGAATTTGTATAACATTTCCATCATTATTATAAGTGTATTTCGTTCTATATTGATAAGAAATTTGTGTTGTACCTGTTGTGTATGAAACGTATAAATAATTTGTTGCCTTATTATTAGCATTGTAGCTATAAGACTCTTCATAACTTTTTTCCCACTCTTGTGAAGTTGAATTCCAATAAAAACCAGTTTCTAAAATAAGGTTATTGTTTGAATCGTAACTAAATATGCTTTTATTATTATTTGCCCAAGCAGTTCCGTTATAAGATTCACTTAAACTAGAAGTTAATTTGTTTTGAGCAGACATTATTAATCCACAGAAAACAAAAAGTATAAGAGTAATTTTTTTCATAATTGATGGTGTTTTAGAATAGACATAAAGCTATCTTAAAAAGTTCACCAAAACAATACCTAATTATAGGTATATTTTAATCGTAATTGAAGTTTAAAATAATTGTAAAACAGACTTCAAATTTTTACATTTGTAGCTATAATTTTAAAGAAACAAAGAAATGGGTAGAGCATTTGAGTTTAGGAAAGCAAGGAAGATGAAACGTTGGTCTGCAATGGCAAAAACATTTACCAGAATTGGTAAAGACATTGTAATGGCTGTTAAAGAAGGTGGCCCAAACCCAGAAACAAATTCTCGTTTACGTGCAGTTATTCAAAACGCCAAAGCGGCGAATATGCCAAAAGATAATGTAGAACGTGCCATTAAAAAAGCAACAGATAAAGATACTGCAAATTATAAAGAAGTTTTATTTGAAGGCTATGCACCACACGGTATTGCAGTTCTTTTAGAAACGGCAACAGATAACAATAATAGAACTGTTGCAAATGTTAGAGCAGCATTTAATAAATGTGATGGAAACTTAGGTACTTCTGGTTCTGTTGTTTTTATGTTTGACCATACCTGTAACTTCACTTTGAAAAAAGAAGATATTACAATGGATATGGAAGAATTAGAATTAGAATTGATAGATTTTGAAGTTGAAGAAGTTTTTGATGATGAAGAAGGTGTTATTATCTACGCTCCTTTTGAGCAGTTTGGAGCAATACAATCTTTCTTTGAAGAAAATAATGTAGAAATTTTATCTTCTGGTTTTGAAAGAATACCAACTACAACAACTAAATTAACAGAAGATCAGCAAGCTGATGTAGAA from Polaribacter marinaquae encodes the following:
- a CDS encoding YebC/PmpR family DNA-binding transcriptional regulator, whose protein sequence is MGRAFEFRKARKMKRWSAMAKTFTRIGKDIVMAVKEGGPNPETNSRLRAVIQNAKAANMPKDNVERAIKKATDKDTANYKEVLFEGYAPHGIAVLLETATDNNNRTVANVRAAFNKCDGNLGTSGSVVFMFDHTCNFTLKKEDITMDMEELELELIDFEVEEVFDDEEGVIIYAPFEQFGAIQSFFEENNVEILSSGFERIPTTTTKLTEDQQADVEKLLEKLEEDDDVQNVYHSMEI